One window of the Thermococcus sp. P6 genome contains the following:
- the nurA gene encoding DNA double-strand break repair nuclease NurA yields the protein MYRLMDRGSVDRIKRMLLKGYNMARESLKAIEWRELPERRKSRVYAIDGSQGKQRLSGTIIYAVSSYAFGNGAPYRLVHTNAMLYNQGISDQIIRLQMETLENKLGFLAGKIGKVDYVMMDGTLTGSLTRPPVYPESVKGLTTIETVLGSEALEELVERFVGMLDEHYRELEERLRKGERVNNGVVLADEKLEEFSGFYEAMEGSTVRDFSGSIRIDRKTLESYRDSGMSAGEMIEKLLSEYGEGRELGLDDARNAVHVVLGYLEYLYSLERLLGNGEFDLVYVAKSFYNRKLTQKLGLDIVDVPYLDAYLRKAYGEERPGYYVITQGTKISHRMPRVLRKRFPAVKNTMERGVPMAYIRTMKGGVIYLLQSNREIDDDLLSALLWHERNGYFRPLQRAHEGVKIERKTFEAELGALLNTIKAENPELRVFLKYGRSPLE from the coding sequence ATGTACAGGCTCATGGACAGGGGGAGCGTTGACAGGATAAAGAGGATGCTCCTGAAGGGCTACAACATGGCTCGGGAGAGTCTAAAGGCCATAGAGTGGAGGGAACTTCCGGAAAGGAGGAAGAGCAGGGTCTACGCCATCGACGGGAGTCAGGGAAAGCAGAGGCTCAGCGGAACGATTATTTACGCGGTCTCGAGCTACGCCTTCGGCAACGGGGCACCCTACAGACTGGTCCACACCAACGCCATGCTCTACAATCAGGGCATATCCGACCAGATAATCCGCCTCCAGATGGAGACCCTCGAAAACAAACTCGGCTTTCTGGCCGGAAAGATCGGGAAAGTGGATTACGTGATGATGGACGGAACCCTTACCGGCTCGCTCACGAGGCCACCCGTGTATCCGGAGAGCGTGAAGGGACTGACCACCATAGAGACGGTTCTGGGAAGTGAAGCCCTTGAGGAGCTCGTGGAGAGGTTCGTCGGGATGCTCGACGAGCATTACAGGGAACTTGAAGAAAGACTCCGAAAGGGGGAGCGGGTGAACAACGGGGTCGTTCTGGCTGACGAAAAGCTCGAGGAGTTTTCCGGGTTCTACGAAGCCATGGAAGGGTCCACCGTAAGGGATTTTTCGGGGAGCATCAGGATCGATAGGAAGACCCTCGAAAGCTACAGGGATAGCGGGATGAGCGCGGGGGAGATGATCGAAAAGCTGTTGAGCGAGTACGGGGAAGGGCGGGAGCTGGGCCTCGATGACGCGAGGAACGCCGTCCACGTCGTCCTCGGTTATCTGGAGTACCTCTACTCCCTCGAGAGGCTCCTCGGGAACGGGGAGTTCGATCTCGTCTACGTCGCCAAGAGCTTCTACAACAGGAAGCTGACCCAGAAACTCGGCCTGGACATCGTTGACGTGCCCTATCTGGACGCTTACCTGAGGAAGGCCTACGGCGAGGAAAGGCCCGGCTACTACGTGATAACGCAGGGAACGAAGATAAGCCACAGAATGCCAAGGGTCCTCAGGAAACGGTTCCCGGCCGTTAAGAACACCATGGAAAGGGGCGTTCCCATGGCCTACATCCGGACGATGAAGGGGGGCGTCATATACCTCCTACAGAGCAACCGCGAGATAGACGACGACCTCCTGTCGGCTCTCCTGTGGCACGAGAGAAACGGCTATTTCAGGCCCCTCCAGAGGGCCCACGAGGGTGTGAAGATCGAGAGGAAAACCTTTGAGGCTGAACTTGGGGCACTGCTCAACACGATAAAGGCAGAGAACCCGGAGCTCAGGGTTTTCCTGAAGTACGGGAGAAGCCCGCTGGAGTGA
- a CDS encoding iron ABC transporter permease gives MRKWLPTLIALSLLAGFLGVYVGSVSLSPSDVTASVSYGLKLTLSRIFPSVNPGERPRAFIIVWKLRLPRVLLAYLVGLSLASAGVASQAVFRNPLAEPYIIGVSAGAGIGAALGAIYAPSQMGTLALISALLSVFIVYAVSRVDGHVPVDTLLLAGIAYGFIASAVTWYIILSQGERAHLTWMWMMGSFNGSSWDEVGRMFFISLMGVGFLLLKWRELNLILFGEESVALGLDVDLYRKLFVGAIAFLTAFAVSTAGIIGFIGLVSPHVMRLILGPNHRDLTPASALFGGSLLVLADLLARTVSRPTELPVGIVTALMGGPFFLYLLIKHKRGELYS, from the coding sequence ATGAGAAAGTGGCTCCCGACGCTGATAGCGCTGTCGCTGCTGGCCGGCTTCCTTGGGGTCTACGTCGGTTCCGTTAGTTTATCCCCCTCGGACGTAACCGCCAGCGTCTCCTACGGCCTGAAGCTGACCCTCTCAAGGATCTTCCCTTCGGTGAACCCCGGGGAAAGGCCCCGGGCTTTTATCATAGTCTGGAAGCTCCGCCTTCCGAGGGTGCTTCTGGCGTACCTCGTCGGCCTCTCCCTCGCGAGCGCCGGCGTTGCCAGTCAGGCGGTCTTCAGAAACCCTCTGGCGGAGCCCTACATAATAGGCGTCAGCGCCGGGGCGGGAATAGGTGCGGCCCTGGGCGCGATCTACGCTCCCTCCCAGATGGGAACCCTCGCCCTGATCTCGGCGCTCCTCTCCGTGTTCATCGTCTACGCGGTCTCGAGGGTGGACGGCCACGTTCCCGTGGATACCCTGCTCCTGGCCGGGATAGCCTACGGCTTCATTGCGAGCGCCGTGACGTGGTACATCATCCTGAGTCAGGGCGAAAGGGCCCACTTAACGTGGATGTGGATGATGGGGAGCTTCAACGGGTCAAGCTGGGACGAAGTGGGCAGGATGTTCTTCATATCCCTCATGGGCGTCGGGTTCCTCCTGTTGAAGTGGCGGGAGCTCAACCTGATCCTATTCGGCGAGGAGAGCGTTGCCCTCGGCCTCGACGTTGACCTTTACAGGAAGCTCTTCGTGGGGGCCATAGCCTTCCTAACGGCATTCGCCGTCTCAACCGCCGGGATAATAGGCTTCATTGGTCTCGTGAGCCCCCACGTAATGCGCCTCATCCTCGGCCCGAACCACAGAGATCTAACCCCCGCGAGTGCCCTCTTCGGCGGTTCCCTTCTGGTGCTGGCCGATCTGCTGGCGAGAACGGTGTCAAGACCCACGGAACTGCCCGTCGGAATAGTGACCGCGCTGATGGGGGGACCCTTCTTCCTCTACCTTCTGATCAAGCATAAGAGAGGTGAGCTGTACTCATGA
- a CDS encoding ABC transporter ATP-binding protein: MSRLEVEVSFSYGDREVLRDVRFTAERGELLGVIGPNGAGKSTLLKCMVGILKPKGRVSFGGKNLLRLKPRERARLITYVPQSSFPEFAFTIEEFVELGTYATHGNVEDALRVVGLWERRGEEITGLSGGEYQLALIARALAQGSRVILLDEPTSHLDINHALMVMELLRELSRERVMIVVLHDLNMALRYADRIVLLNKGRKEWEGKPGELKPDIIERVYGIKARMVTLDDHRIILPELTKV; encoded by the coding sequence ATGAGCCGGCTTGAGGTCGAGGTTTCCTTCTCCTACGGGGATAGAGAAGTTCTCAGGGACGTGCGCTTTACCGCAGAGAGAGGGGAGCTCCTCGGGGTGATCGGCCCCAACGGTGCCGGGAAATCCACGCTGCTCAAATGCATGGTGGGGATCCTTAAGCCGAAGGGGAGGGTGAGCTTTGGGGGAAAGAACCTTCTCAGGCTCAAACCCCGGGAAAGGGCCAGACTGATAACCTACGTGCCCCAGAGCTCCTTTCCGGAGTTTGCCTTTACCATAGAGGAGTTCGTCGAACTCGGAACCTACGCAACCCACGGAAACGTGGAGGATGCCCTCAGGGTGGTCGGCCTCTGGGAGCGCAGGGGGGAGGAGATAACCGGCCTGAGCGGTGGAGAATACCAGCTGGCCCTTATAGCGAGGGCTCTGGCGCAGGGGAGCAGGGTTATCCTCCTCGACGAGCCGACGAGCCACCTCGACATCAACCACGCCCTGATGGTGATGGAACTCCTGAGGGAGCTGAGCCGGGAGAGGGTGATGATCGTCGTCCTCCACGACCTCAACATGGCCCTGAGGTACGCCGACAGGATAGTCCTTCTCAACAAAGGAAGGAAGGAGTGGGAAGGAAAACCCGGGGAGCTAAAACCGGATATCATAGAAAGGGTTTACGGGATAAAGGCGAGGATGGTCACCCTCGACGACCACCGGATCATCCTGCCCGAACTCACAAAGGTTTAA
- the psmB gene encoding archaeal proteasome endopeptidase complex subunit beta, producing METKKTGTTTVGIKARDGVVLAADTQASLDHMVETLNIRKIVPITDRIAITTAGNVGDVQALARTLEAEARYYAFTWKRPMSTKAMANLLSNILNQNKWFPYLVQIIIGGYVNEPTLASLDAMGGLVFDSYTATGSGSPFAIAVLEDGFREGMSVEEARELAVRAVRTAGKRDVYTGDRKVQVVVITEEGMKEEFVEFKE from the coding sequence ATGGAGACCAAAAAAACCGGAACAACAACCGTCGGAATAAAGGCCAGGGATGGAGTTGTTCTGGCCGCGGACACACAGGCATCCCTCGATCACATGGTCGAGACCCTCAACATAAGGAAGATAGTTCCCATCACCGACAGGATAGCGATAACGACAGCGGGAAACGTTGGGGACGTTCAGGCACTGGCGAGGACCCTCGAGGCAGAGGCGAGGTACTACGCCTTCACGTGGAAGAGGCCGATGAGCACGAAGGCGATGGCGAACCTGCTCAGCAACATCCTGAACCAGAACAAATGGTTCCCCTACCTCGTTCAGATAATCATAGGCGGTTACGTCAATGAGCCGACCCTCGCAAGCCTCGACGCCATGGGCGGACTCGTCTTCGACAGCTACACCGCAACCGGATCCGGAAGTCCCTTCGCCATAGCAGTCCTCGAGGACGGTTTCAGGGAAGGGATGAGCGTTGAGGAGGCCAGAGAGCTCGCCGTCAGGGCCGTAAGGACCGCGGGAAAGAGGGACGTCTACACGGGTGACAGGAAGGTTCAGGTCGTCGTGATAACTGAAGAGGGCATGAAGGAAGAGTTCGTCGAGTTCAAGGAATGA
- a CDS encoding extradiol dioxygenase, with protein sequence MLVGTALMPHGNPVLEPPDRETAELAGVLKEVGRSLAGVDAYVLISPHNVRMSDHLGVVMAENLISWLGFEGKELPGEWKTDRDLAEEIYRTEKGAGMPVVDLNFASLKGKYSRWPLSWGELIPLHFLERKPLVLLTPARSLSREKLVRFGEILGEVIEESKKRIALIVSADHGHAHDEKGPYGLRKESEEYDSRIMDIIRRKGLEELLHIPEELVERALVDSYWQMLVMFGAMRRFEFELKASAYARPTYFGMVGALWLRKG encoded by the coding sequence ATGCTCGTTGGAACGGCCTTAATGCCCCACGGAAACCCCGTTCTGGAACCACCGGATCGAGAAACCGCAGAACTCGCCGGGGTCCTGAAGGAGGTTGGAAGGAGCCTCGCAGGGGTCGATGCCTACGTCCTGATAAGCCCGCACAACGTCCGGATGAGCGACCACCTCGGCGTTGTAATGGCGGAAAACCTCATCTCGTGGCTCGGATTCGAGGGGAAGGAACTTCCGGGTGAATGGAAGACGGACAGGGATCTGGCGGAGGAAATATACCGGACCGAGAAAGGGGCCGGAATGCCCGTGGTTGACCTGAACTTCGCCTCACTAAAAGGAAAGTACTCAAGGTGGCCCCTTAGCTGGGGGGAGCTGATACCCCTTCACTTTCTCGAGAGGAAGCCCCTCGTGTTGCTAACGCCCGCCAGAAGCCTGAGCAGGGAAAAGCTCGTGAGGTTCGGCGAGATCCTCGGGGAGGTGATTGAGGAAAGCAAAAAGAGGATTGCACTCATAGTGAGCGCCGATCACGGCCATGCCCACGACGAGAAGGGACCCTACGGGCTCAGGAAGGAGAGCGAGGAGTACGACAGCCGTATTATGGACATAATAAGGAGGAAGGGGCTCGAGGAGCTTCTCCACATCCCGGAGGAGCTCGTGGAAAGGGCCCTCGTGGACAGCTACTGGCAGATGCTCGTAATGTTCGGGGCCATGAGAAGGTTCGAATTCGAGTTAAAGGCGAGTGCCTACGCCCGTCCAACGTACTTCGGCATGGTAGGGGCGTTATGGCTCAGGAAAGGGTAG
- a CDS encoding cyclic 2,3-diphosphoglycerate synthase, with product MAEKKRKRVVILGAAGRDFHNFNTFFRDNPEYEVVAFTATQIPDIEGRVYPPELAGELYPNGIPIWSEDDLEKIIKEHDVDVVVFAYSDVPHEHVMHLASRAHSAGADFWLLGPKSTMIKSSKPVIAVTAVRTGCGKSQTSRKVAQLLQEMGYRVVAIRHPMPYGDLRKQVVQRFASYEDLDRYECTIEEREEYEPYIDRGMVVYAGVDYEKILREAEKEADIILWDGGNNDFPFYVPDLWIVVTDPHRPGHELKYHPGETNFRSADVIIINKIDTANRDDIQKVREDIERINPKAIVIDGASPLYVDKPELIKGKRVLVVEDGPTLTHGGMKYGAGYIAAKKYGAAEIVDPRPYAVGSIIDTYRKYNHLDVILPAMGYGAKQIKELEETINRADADVVIMGTPIDLRRVMKLNKPAVRVRYELEEIGEPKLRDVLKEFVEKCEKLKKE from the coding sequence ATGGCCGAAAAGAAGAGGAAAAGGGTGGTTATTCTTGGAGCGGCTGGGAGGGACTTCCACAACTTCAACACCTTCTTCCGCGACAACCCGGAGTACGAGGTAGTCGCCTTTACGGCAACTCAGATCCCCGATATAGAGGGCAGGGTTTACCCGCCGGAGCTTGCAGGAGAGCTCTACCCCAACGGAATCCCGATATGGAGCGAGGACGACCTTGAGAAGATAATCAAGGAGCACGATGTGGACGTGGTGGTTTTCGCCTACTCGGACGTTCCTCACGAGCACGTGATGCACCTCGCGAGCAGGGCCCATTCAGCCGGGGCCGACTTCTGGCTCCTCGGACCGAAATCGACGATGATAAAGTCGAGCAAGCCGGTCATAGCCGTCACCGCTGTAAGAACGGGCTGTGGAAAGAGCCAGACCAGCAGAAAGGTGGCCCAGCTTCTTCAGGAGATGGGTTACAGGGTGGTTGCCATAAGACACCCGATGCCCTACGGCGACCTGAGGAAGCAGGTCGTTCAGCGCTTCGCCAGTTACGAGGATCTCGACAGGTACGAGTGCACCATCGAGGAGCGCGAGGAGTACGAGCCCTACATCGACAGGGGAATGGTGGTTTATGCGGGCGTTGACTACGAGAAGATCCTCAGAGAGGCCGAGAAGGAGGCGGACATAATCCTCTGGGACGGGGGGAACAACGACTTCCCGTTCTACGTGCCCGACCTCTGGATAGTCGTTACCGACCCCCACAGGCCGGGACACGAGCTGAAGTACCACCCGGGTGAGACGAACTTCCGCTCGGCGGACGTCATAATCATCAACAAGATCGACACGGCCAACAGGGACGACATCCAGAAGGTCCGTGAGGACATCGAGAGGATCAACCCCAAAGCCATCGTCATCGACGGCGCCTCGCCGCTCTACGTTGACAAACCCGAGCTCATCAAGGGCAAGCGCGTTCTGGTCGTCGAGGACGGTCCGACGCTCACCCACGGTGGAATGAAGTACGGAGCGGGTTACATAGCGGCTAAGAAGTACGGTGCCGCCGAGATAGTCGATCCGAGGCCCTACGCCGTCGGCTCGATCATCGACACCTACAGGAAGTACAACCACCTTGACGTGATCCTGCCGGCCATGGGTTACGGGGCCAAGCAGATAAAGGAGCTCGAGGAGACCATAAACAGGGCCGATGCGGACGTTGTCATCATGGGCACCCCGATAGACCTCAGAAGGGTCATGAAGCTCAACAAGCCGGCCGTTAGAGTGAGGTACGAACTCGAGGAGATAGGCGAGCCGAAGCTCAGGGACGTCCTTAAGGAGTTCGTCGAGAAGTGCGAGAAGCTCAAGAAGGAGTGA
- a CDS encoding secondary thiamine-phosphate synthase enzyme YjbQ encodes MRVFTRELRFRTKGEIDLIDLTQDIEDLVRESGIENGQVLIFVPGATGAVITIEHERGLLEDLKNTLRELIPKGKGYLHDRIDNNAHSHLRATLLGASECLPVVNGRLVRGTWQQIFFVELDVRPRNRRVLVQIIGE; translated from the coding sequence ATGAGGGTCTTCACGAGGGAACTGAGGTTCCGGACGAAGGGGGAGATCGATCTGATTGACCTGACACAGGATATCGAGGACCTCGTAAGGGAATCCGGAATAGAGAACGGGCAGGTTCTAATCTTCGTTCCCGGGGCCACCGGGGCGGTAATAACGATAGAGCACGAAAGAGGCCTTTTGGAGGACCTGAAAAACACGCTGAGGGAACTCATCCCGAAGGGTAAGGGCTACCTCCACGACAGGATAGACAACAACGCCCACAGCCACCTGAGGGCCACCCTCCTCGGTGCGAGCGAGTGCCTTCCCGTCGTGAACGGAAGGCTCGTGAGGGGGACGTGGCAGCAGATCTTCTTCGTCGAGCTCGACGTTAGACCGAGGAACAGGCGGGTTCTGGTTCAGATCATAGGGGAGTAA
- a CDS encoding thiamine-phosphate synthase family protein encodes MRTPSVYVAEELMPFLRAKIAERLYREGMRQSGIAGYMGITQAMVSKYLAGKYKTPPEEVSRKLEEIAEEVSGFILSGGSREDSLFLVARRLMELFQNGFLCRFYSEYAGVREEICRSLFSPDPSRSEVLKVLGVALRELLEEERFPSLIPEVRSNFAYAIPSPRDVDEIAAVPGRITTVKGKPFALPPEFGASHFTARLLVELAGIRPEVRSVLNVRYGRDVETALESSGLRVARVKTGGLSEDEAVTTIVSPFREGLYDAVIDEGGLGVEPLVYLFGRNPMEVVDKLRRIMKNL; translated from the coding sequence ATGAGGACCCCGAGCGTGTACGTGGCGGAGGAACTGATGCCCTTCCTTCGGGCGAAGATAGCGGAGAGGCTCTACCGGGAAGGCATGAGGCAGTCCGGGATAGCCGGTTACATGGGCATAACTCAGGCCATGGTCAGCAAGTACCTCGCCGGAAAGTACAAAACCCCTCCCGAAGAGGTCTCGAGGAAGCTTGAGGAGATAGCGGAGGAGGTCTCCGGTTTCATCCTCTCCGGCGGGAGCAGGGAAGACTCTCTGTTTCTCGTGGCGAGGCGCTTGATGGAGCTCTTCCAGAACGGATTCCTGTGCAGATTTTACTCGGAATACGCAGGTGTAAGGGAAGAGATCTGCCGTTCGCTCTTCTCCCCTGATCCATCCCGTAGCGAGGTTCTCAAAGTCCTTGGCGTGGCCCTCAGGGAGCTCCTCGAGGAGGAGAGGTTTCCCTCCCTCATCCCGGAGGTAAGGAGCAACTTCGCTTATGCGATTCCATCTCCGAGGGACGTCGATGAAATAGCCGCGGTTCCGGGCAGGATAACCACCGTGAAGGGAAAGCCCTTCGCCCTTCCACCGGAGTTCGGGGCGAGCCACTTCACCGCCCGACTGCTCGTGGAGCTTGCCGGAATAAGGCCCGAGGTAAGGAGCGTCCTTAACGTACGCTACGGACGGGACGTGGAGACGGCCCTCGAATCGAGTGGCCTCAGGGTGGCGAGGGTGAAAACCGGGGGATTGAGCGAGGATGAGGCCGTTACAACCATAGTCAGTCCCTTCAGGGAGGGCCTCTACGATGCGGTCATCGACGAAGGAGGCCTTGGCGTGGAGCCCCTCGTTTACCTCTTCGGAAGGAACCCGATGGAGGTCGTGGATAAGCTCAGGAGAATCATGAAGAACCTCTGA
- the pyrB gene encoding aspartate carbamoyltransferase, producing MDWKGRDVISIRDFSKEDIEFVLKVAERLERELEEKGSLDYARGRILATLFFEPSTRTRLSFESAMHRLGGSVIGFSSASSTSVKKGESLRDTVKTVEQYSDVIVIRHSMEGAARLAAEVADIPVINAGDGSNQHPTQTLLDLYTIKRAFGRIDGLRIGLLGDLKYGRTVHSLAEALAHYEVELYLISPELLRMPEHIVEELRERVRVNETTDLEGVLPDLDVLYVTRIQRERFPDEEEYLKVKGSYRVDLSLLRKAKEGLRVMHPLPRVDEISPEVDGTEHALYFRQVFSGVPVRMALLGLTLGVVR from the coding sequence ATGGACTGGAAAGGTAGGGACGTAATAAGCATCCGCGACTTTTCGAAGGAGGATATCGAGTTCGTTCTGAAAGTTGCCGAAAGGCTCGAAAGGGAGCTTGAAGAGAAGGGTTCCCTCGACTACGCGAGGGGCCGGATTCTGGCGACGCTCTTCTTCGAGCCCTCTACCAGAACGCGCCTGAGCTTCGAAAGTGCAATGCACCGTCTCGGAGGTTCGGTCATAGGCTTCTCCTCCGCCTCAAGCACGAGCGTCAAAAAGGGGGAGAGCCTCAGGGACACGGTGAAGACGGTGGAACAGTACAGCGACGTTATCGTGATAAGGCATTCGATGGAAGGGGCCGCAAGGCTTGCCGCTGAGGTGGCCGATATCCCCGTTATAAACGCCGGGGACGGGAGCAACCAGCATCCCACCCAGACCCTCCTCGATCTCTACACGATAAAGAGGGCCTTCGGGAGGATAGACGGCCTGAGGATAGGTCTACTCGGGGACCTGAAGTACGGAAGAACGGTCCACAGCCTCGCCGAGGCTCTGGCACACTACGAAGTGGAGCTTTACCTGATCTCGCCCGAGCTTCTCAGGATGCCGGAGCACATCGTGGAGGAACTCAGGGAAAGGGTGAGAGTAAACGAAACGACGGATCTGGAGGGGGTCCTTCCGGACCTTGACGTTCTCTACGTGACCAGAATCCAGAGGGAGCGCTTCCCGGACGAGGAGGAGTACCTGAAGGTCAAGGGAAGCTACAGGGTGGATCTTTCCCTCCTCAGGAAGGCCAAGGAAGGCCTCAGGGTTATGCATCCTCTCCCGAGGGTGGACGAGATAAGCCCCGAGGTCGATGGCACGGAGCACGCCCTCTACTTCAGGCAGGTCTTCTCGGGCGTTCCTGTTAGAATGGCCCTTCTCGGCCTGACTCTGGGGGTGGTCAGATGA
- the pyrI gene encoding aspartate carbamoyltransferase regulatory subunit translates to MSELKVKAIKDGTVIDHIPAGKGLKVIDILHLNRSNGVLLLASNVESGKLGRKDIVKVEDRFLDEDEVNRIALIAPSATVNIVKDYRVVEKFKVRIPDEITGILRCANPNCVSNHEYTVPRFHVLSRNPLKVRCHYCERTMEGEEITNNL, encoded by the coding sequence ATGAGCGAGCTCAAGGTTAAGGCCATTAAGGACGGAACGGTCATAGACCACATACCCGCGGGAAAGGGGCTGAAGGTCATCGACATACTCCACCTTAACAGGTCAAACGGTGTTCTTCTCCTCGCCTCGAACGTCGAGAGCGGAAAGCTCGGAAGAAAGGACATCGTTAAGGTCGAGGACAGGTTTCTGGATGAAGACGAGGTCAACAGGATAGCCCTAATAGCCCCGAGTGCCACCGTCAACATAGTGAAGGACTACAGGGTGGTGGAGAAGTTCAAGGTCCGGATCCCGGATGAGATAACCGGCATCCTCCGCTGTGCCAACCCGAACTGCGTCAGCAACCACGAGTACACCGTCCCGAGGTTCCACGTCCTGTCGAGGAACCCGTTGAAGGTGCGCTGTCACTACTGCGAGAGAACGATGGAAGGGGAGGAGATAACGAACAACCTGTAG
- a CDS encoding AAA family ATPase, with the protein MIVGVVGKIAAGKTTVAKLFEERGFCRVSCSDPLVDLLTHNVSAYSWIPELPQKREPTRENLIEFGRYLKETYGGDVLIRLAIDRMRHCENIVIDGVRSREEVEAIKRLGGVVIYVEADPKTRFERLMLRRAGKDRTIKSFEDFKAMDDAEERLYRTSELKGVVDYVVVNEGSMEELRRKVEAIMAKIKGRG; encoded by the coding sequence ATGATAGTCGGTGTGGTTGGGAAGATCGCGGCCGGAAAGACCACGGTGGCAAAGCTCTTCGAGGAAAGGGGTTTCTGCAGGGTCTCATGCAGCGATCCTCTGGTGGACCTGCTGACGCACAACGTCTCGGCCTACTCGTGGATCCCGGAGCTGCCTCAAAAGAGGGAACCAACGAGGGAGAACCTGATAGAGTTCGGGAGGTACCTGAAGGAAACCTACGGGGGGGACGTTCTCATAAGGCTGGCAATAGACAGGATGAGGCACTGCGAGAACATCGTTATAGACGGCGTTCGCTCGAGGGAGGAAGTGGAGGCCATAAAACGCCTCGGCGGGGTGGTCATCTACGTGGAAGCTGATCCAAAGACGAGGTTCGAACGCCTCATGCTGCGGAGGGCAGGGAAGGACAGAACCATAAAGAGCTTCGAGGACTTTAAGGCCATGGACGATGCTGAGGAGAGGCTCTACAGGACGAGCGAGCTTAAAGGGGTTGTGGATTACGTTGTGGTGAACGAAGGGAGTATGGAAGAGCTAAGACGGAAGGTGGAAGCAATAATGGCGAAGATAAAAGGTAGGGGGTAG